ATATTTATTATTCTTAGCCTATATATTTGACTCTATTCATAACCTGGTGATGGACCCATCCCCTTGACCAACCCAAATTGATTGCCGATGAGCTACCCGTTGTACCCCGATTAGCCTGCACACCCCTACCACCCACCACGATCCAACCGGACGTGCTACCCATCGCACCACGATCAACTTCCACGTCCTGATCACCCGTAGCCCCCCCACCACTCTAATTGGATGCGCCTCACCCATTAAGCGTCACACATGAAGCGTGTGAATCTGTGTTTTCCACGTCTCACCTAACAAACCGATAAAATAAGCCTTACCACTTGCATGCGCAACCAACTATGCAGCCACCACAAGCGCTTCTGTCTCCTCTTCCTCGTTGTTACCGTCGTATATTATCCCTAACTTTTCATCTCTTTTCCCGTCTCTACCTCCCTCATCCAGATTCTTCAGCACCACCATATAGGATATTGACCTTCCTTGTCAGCAAACATCTCGAACCGCTAATGTACATCTAATGGATCGGTACAGTACCCAATCAATGTAGCCACTAGTAGGAACGGTTTGAAAAACGAGTTAAACACAACGGAATAGGGTGAACATTTTTCCCCTTAAATCTCAATGTATCAGATTGTGCAGAGGTTATACTATGTAATCGAACTAGAGGCCTCAGTTGAACCAAAACATATTTGCAACACAAAAGCAAACCGAAATCGTTCTTCTATTtctttttttttgtgtgtgtgtggggtgggggggggggggggggggcgtagCAGAAGAGTAGAGTACAATTTGTACAGTACTACCAAACGAGTCACTTCTGGTCCGAGGCTATCTTACAAACGAGTCGTCCGACGCGGCTGCTGTTCGGATAAACCAACAGGCCAGAAAGCGCCTCGAATTTCGATGCAGAGAGACGTCGACGAGGCGACGAGGGATCCGACGTGTCAGAGAGCTAGTGGCTGAGCACCAATCGCGGCGGCCCGGTGCACCTCCGCCGCATGATCCAGTCTGAGCGTCCCCACGCGCGCACACCTGGCGCTGATTCACAGCCGTGTACTAGCTCCGAGCCTCCAACCCCGCCGGCCGGGCGGTGCCGGCGCGTCGCCTACACGCGGCGGCGTAACCGCCGTGCAAGCACCACTGTGCATCCTGGTCCCACCCGTCAGTCTTGCCGCCGCACGTGCACTCGGGGTTGCTGCTGAGCCACCGCGCCCAGCGCAGCGCGTCGCCCGCCCCAAGACGCCATCTCTGTCGCGTCCGGGGCCCGCGTTAGCAGCTCCGTTTCGTACCCAAAGAGGCAAGGGTGGGCCCATGTATTCCTCCGGACCCACGCGTCATGCATCCCCAATGCGCGCTTGCCCACGCTTCCACGGACCACGGTTCCACCGTGGGGTGCGGCTGCTGTTGATACGACGGTACTGCTGTTCCGTGTCCCACCCGCGCCTACTTCCTCCGCCCTCCGCTGCCTGCGACTTTTCTCCTGGTCTCGAAGGCTTGGTCACTGACATCCTGCCCCCACAGTGGGCGTAACGGGAATTTTGAAAAACCCGCCCGGAGGCCCCGGACCCGTGTGCGCGGCTTTAAAGCGACGCCGTAGGCTCGTAGCCTCGCTCGCTTCCTTTCCTTCCCCATTTCGTCGTACACCTCACCCGCTTTCCTTTGCTCCACACGAGCGACGCGATTTCTCTCTCTTTTAAATTAAATTATCTTGGACTGCTGTTGGTCTGGTCGGCGGCTGGTGGCATAGGGATGGAGACGGCGGCGGCGATGGTGGAGGGCGGGGTGGGGCGGTTCTCGCGGGCGCCGGCGCTGGCCGCGGCGCTGCTGGCGGAGACGTGGGCGCCGCTGGCCGTGGCGCTCGCGGCGCTGGCCACGCTGCCCAGCCTGCTGCGCCGGCTGCAGGTCATCGTGCTGCGCCTCCGCTCCTGCGGGAAGGAGGCCATCCAGTCGCACATCGGGACCTACTACTACTCGTCCTGCGACGAGGATGACGGCGACAGCGACGAGGACGAGAGCTCCGACGACGAGGCGGAGGCCGGCTCCTCCGGCGACGACGAggaggatctggagcgggtcgggTTCTACGAGGGCCCCGCAGACGGCGTCCTCCCATGGGGCGGCGCCGTGGTCCGGACCTGGCAGGGCCGCTTCTCCGGCTGCGCCTCGGGCGGGGGAGCTGTCGGCGCCACCGCCAGCGGAGCGGCGTCCCCCGCCGCTGTCAGGCTGTGGGGTGCCGGCACGGCCAGCGGCGAGCCTTGGTGGGCTGCCTGCAGCGCCGACGAAAGCGGCTGGCGCGACGGTGCGGCCGCGGAGGCGGACCAGGTCGTGGTCGGGTGGCCGCGCGAGCACGCGTcgcagcagcggcggcggcgcgagCGGCGTGCCGTTCCTCTCGCTCTCACGGGCAGGTGAAACGGAAGGCACGGCAATCGGCAAGGGGGGCTGTCGGAGGATGTGAATATGCCGCAGGGCGACCAGCTGGAGATGCCGATTCCACGCAGACGCAGGGAGGGACGGCCACGGCCCAGACCAGGCCAATTGAACCGGCTACTACCTCGGGTGGGTGGACTATAGAAATGCATGGTCATGGAGCTGCGCGCACATCTTCGATCTACCCGTGGTGGTGATGCTTGCGCCTTCCACTTGCACGCATGCAATTTGTACTTCCATTCTTAGAGTCATCTTTTGATCAATAAGCGAAACAAAATGGTGATATCGCCTTTGTTTTTTTTAATAAAAACTTGTTCTCTTCGTAGTACTACGACCACTCCTAGCTCTTTGACATATAATGCATCCATTATTGAATATTCGAGGCGACGATGCCTGCGACGGCACCGTACAGTTGGAGCTGCGCGGCGTACGGCATGCTGCTACTACCGTACACGCCGGCGTCACGTCCGATGGGCGTAGGCTGTGGATGAGATCGAAGCAGACGCGGCACATTGCAACCCAGATGGTTCAGGTTCGCACACCACACGCACTGGATATGGTTCAGGGGGTTATTAACCACCCAAAAAGACAATTTATTGTGGCCCTCCCTAGCCTAACCGTCGAAAACAAGCTTTCTATGCTGCCACTAAAAGCCATAAAAAATTACCAGGATATAACTTGTGCTCGCTTTCACGCCTGTCCGCTCTCCATGCTGCCTGTCCGCTCTCCATGCTAAGGCCTAAGGGTAAAAAAAGGTCGAGGCCACTAAGGCTCACAGAGGCTCGCGAGATTGAACGAGCCCAAACCGAATCTACTTTTATGGCTCGCTCAAATAGCAAGTCGAGTTTGACTCGTTAGCCTATCATATCATATAGTGATATGTTGTGActatattattaatttattttcttAAATTTTTATGAATCTAATGCTGGATATGCTGGATATAGTTTAAAATATGTTCTTGAATTTTTTGTACATATTTTTTTATTTAatatataatgaaaatatataATTTATGCTCTAAATCGGATTTAGTGTGGCGCCTCGTGAGCCGACTCGAGCCGGCTCACGAGCCTGAACGAGCCTTAGCCAAGTCTGATCTCTGAGCTCGCAATACGATCGAGCCAAGCTCGGCTCTACTCATTTCCAACCCTACTCCAAGCCGCACGCCACCAACCTCCATGCCCTCGTCGCTAGCCATGTCGCCACGCTCACCGACAGCCACACCACTGCACCAGCCACCATCCACGTCATTGTCGTCACCCCACATCTGGCCGCCCCCCGTGATTAGAGGTGACAATGGGCTCTaatcactataaaatttaaggactAGATTAAGATCAGACTCTATTTATATTCATTTTGAACTAGAATTAATTTAGGGTACTAGTAAATTGTGAAAAAAACATTTGGATCGCGATCCATTATCAACCCTACTTGTGCTCGCCCACTGCGCTCACTCTCACGCCTGCCCACGACTTCATCGCGCCTGCTCCTCCGCCCATTGCCGCCCCGTGATTAGAGGTGACAATGGGCTctaatctatactacttattaaggcagtaAAGGTAGTCTGCCGTTCTGCCATTCTACGATCTCAACCATCCGTTCTACTATTCTGTAATCTCAGTCGTCCGATCGTTCCTACGTTTGAGTCTCGCTCCCCGATCCCGCACACCGGTCCCGCTCCTAGATCGCGCCCCGAAACCCTCTCGCCTCGCCTGGAAACCGTCGCCCCTgacctcccctctcctccctcgattccGGCTGCCGCCCCAGGCTTGCCCGCCCCGAAATCCTCCACCGCGCCGCGCCGAAAACCTCGCCCACCACCACCACGCCGCGCACGCCCCGGTCTTCGTCGCCCTAACCGCGCCCTTCCAACGATGATGTCGCTACCGAAGCGCCGCGCATCCTCCTTGCATCTTCGTCGCCGCTGCGCCACGCCGAAATCCTCCCCCACCGTGCCCTTCCATCGACGACCATGGCGGACTACCCACGCGTCGTGCGCGCCCCGCTCTTCGTGCCTGTCCTCTGGGGCCAGTGCGCTCCCCTCCTCCTCAGCAGACTCCGCCGCCGCAGGTCTGGTTGCCCACCTCAACTCCGAGGAACGAGGACTCCACCACGCTCGCTCCGGAGACACCACCTTCATGTCCTCCGCTCACCGTGCCTGTCCTCGGATCCGCGACTGCCGCCCCGCTCCCCCCAAATACTAGCCGACGCAGCTTACTCCTCTGTTACCCGTGGCTGGCGCGGGGGTTTGATTCCCGGCGTTTCCTTGTGAATTCGGGGTGATTTTGGGGCCCTGGATGGCGATGATTTGAGTGGATTCAAGAGGAACAAGTGAAGGTGAAGTCCTGATCTGGACCCCCACCGTGGTATGTGCCATGAGGAAGTTCTTCTTCTCCGAGTCGGCCTACAAGGAGACCAAGCTCCACACCACGCCCCACTCATGGCTGCCCCTCGAGAGGAAGGCGCCACCGAGCTCAACCAGGAGAGCCGATGGCCGGTGAGACACACAACGCTAGCCGTTTTCAGAACCCGGTCAGATGAGTGACTGCTGCTATTACAGGTGTGGTCTTCTCTGCTCCTGTACCGGCAGATCCTCGACGAGATCGAGGCCAACGACTACGACAACTTCACCCGGAGGGCCTACATTCCTAAGACGAAGAAGCTGATGGCGCTGCCCAAGGCGTACCTGAGATCACTGGTGGTGCCCTCCTCGTCTCCTCAGGCTGAGAGCCGGAGACACTATTCCACCCTAACATAGACCGGTCTCTCTCTCACTGTCGGTACATAGCAGAAGCAATGAATGATCGATATGATGTACAAATTTCTGGCCAAGCTGTTTGGAGGATCCTCTAGCCTGTGTGGGAGAAGCTCTCCAAGTTCTCTGGCCATGCTGCTGGCGGCTCCTCCATGTAAGCTCTTAGTCCTTCACTTGTTTCTAGCTTGATATGTCAACATATGCTCATTCGTTTATGCTTCAATTGTGTCACGCAAGACTCAGTATTTTAGGCACTGGTGTTGATTTGGCTGTGCAAAGTTGGCCGATTGAGATGTTCATCCTGTTTTGTCTGTGTTGTAGAGAGTCCTTGATGAAGATGTCGGAGCCGGCTGTGCTTTCACACTTCAAGCCCGCGGACTATGTCAGCATACTGGCTCAGATACACAAGGAGCTAGAGTGTCGCCCTCCTGACGACAAGGCCTCCTTGTACCTCCTATAGTTCTAGGTCTTCCGTGGCCTCGGCGAGGCCAAGCTGTTCGGAGGATCCTCCAGCATGTGTAGGAGAATGTGAGCACCATACACGAGAAGCGCATCTTCGGGGCATGGCTCAAGTATGAGAAAAAAGAGGAGGAGTCCATCTCCGACCTGCTCAGCTTGTGCAtcactccacaaaccaaacacatcaAAAGTGCTTGCAGGAGTTCAGGCTGCTGGATTTCGTGAGGGGATTTTAACCTCAAAATACCTGTCTGGacaatttttgctcaattttttatTGCTACTTTTTTGTTCAATGCACAGAACATTTGTTAATTTCTATTTGTCCTCTCTGATTATAAGACAAAAATTATCATTTACACTTATTCATTGATCTTCATTAAGCAATGCACTAATAAAGGTTCATCATTGCAGAAGCTGAGGATGAGATCAAACGGCTA
This portion of the Zea mays cultivar B73 chromosome 2, Zm-B73-REFERENCE-NAM-5.0, whole genome shotgun sequence genome encodes:
- the LOC118476393 gene encoding phytoene synthase 3, chloroplastic-like, which produces MAAPREEGATELNQESRWPVWSSLLLYRQILDEIEANDYDNFTRRAYIPKTKKLMALPKAYLRSLVVPSSSPQAESRRHYSTLT